One Solanum lycopersicum chromosome 4, SLM_r2.1 DNA window includes the following coding sequences:
- the LOC112941355 gene encoding uncharacterized protein encodes MAIGDAKNQQKGAKSLSGSSYYIPSLLSISTIDIIEALNAISGGEDIPAATIGVDGTSSVRVRALAGITSASYLTVGGETTIRNVHLEAPLSSAGSGSQYPDHTRSIF; translated from the exons ATGGCTATAGGAGATGCAAAGAATCAACAAAAAG GTGCAAAGAGCCTAAGCGGTTCAAGCTATTATATTCCGAGCCTGCTCTCCATTTCCACCATTGATATAATAGAAGCTCTTAATGCAATATCTGGTGGTGAAGACATTCCTGCTGCTACAATTGGAGTTGACGGTACTAGTTCAGTTAGAGTAAGAGCTCTTGCTGGAATAACCAGTGCTAGTTACTTGACTGTTGGAGGAGAAACCACTATTAGAAATGTTCACCTAGAAGCTCCTCTTTCATCTGCAG gttcaggttctcagtaTCCAGATCACACAAGATCGATTTTCTGA